One window of Nicotiana tomentosiformis chromosome 11, ASM39032v3, whole genome shotgun sequence genomic DNA carries:
- the LOC104113659 gene encoding F-box/kelch-repeat protein At3g27150-like: MLNLNRRESEEEKINLDHHPANYDLDEKSDLKYVDWVTFKSHSSKKVRISLPKSSRAENSSREPQDADYPSLNYQVEGLILARFPRWEYWKLCLVNKRCSMLLKSGEIFEIRKEIGFKEPSVFMLASGETNWWAFDREFKYRRKLPDLPSDECFPFSDKESLCVGTHLLVSGREIDGLVIWRFELATNSWHKGPSMVNPRCLFASATCGTTAFVAGGVGIMPNSEVYDTAERYNPDSRLWEPLPRMKRNRKLCSGCYMDNRFYVIGGRNKNGELTCGEFFDEAKNKWELIPDMLKDDPVQDYHSPPLLAVVNNELYSLEASSNQLKVYLKKTNTWKQLGPVPVRADSNRGWGIAFKSLGNELLVIGAALTSVSYSGNSMAIYTCCPDPKAMKLQWKPLDSGRNRLSSFILNCSVMVA, encoded by the coding sequence ATGTTGAACTTAAACAGAAGAGAATCTGAAGAAGAAAAGATAAACTTGGATCATCATCCTGCTAACTATGATCTTGATGAGAAATCTGATCTCAAATATGTTGATTGGGTCACTTTCAAGAGCCATTCCTCCAAAAAAGTTAGAATCTCTCTACCCAAATCCTCGAGAGCTGAAAATTCTAGTAGAGAACCTCAGGATGCAGATTATCCCTCTCTCAACTATCAGGTCGAGGGCTTGATTCTAGCCAGGTTTCCGAGGTGGGAATATTGGAAACTTTGCCTCGTAAACAAGAGATGTTCGATGCTTCTAAAGAGCGGTGAGATATTTGAGATTCGTAAAGAGATTGGATTTAAAGAACCTTCAGTATTCATGTTGGCAAGTGGGGAGACTAACTGGTGGGCGTTTGATCGAGAGTTCAAGTACCGGAGGAAATTGCCCGATTTACCATCAGATGAGTGCTTCCCATTTAGTGATAAGGAATCACTTTGTGTAGGCACACATTTGCTTGTTTCGGGCAGGGAAATCGATGGTCTCGTTATTTGGAGGTTCGAATTAGCAACAAATAGTTGGCACAAAGGTCCCTCTATGGTTAATCCGAGGTGTTTATTTGCATCAGCAACTTGTGGTACCACTGCTTTTGTTGCTGGTGGTGTTGGTATTATGCCGAATAGTGAGGTCTATGACACGGCTGAGAGATACAACCCCGATAGTAGATTGTGGGAGCCACTACCGAGGATGAAGAGGAATAGAAAACTTTGTTCAGGATGCTACATGGACAACAGATTCTACGTGATCGGGGGAAGGAATAAGAACGGTGAGTTAACGTGTGGAGAATTCTTCGACGAGGCTAAGAACAAATGGGAGCTGATTCCGGACATGTTGAAGGATGATCCGGTACAGGACTACCATTCACCGCCCCTCCTTGCTGTCGTGAATAACGAGCTATACTCGCTCGAGGCTTCTTCGAATCAGCTTAAGGTTTACTTGAAAAAAACCAACACTTGGAAACAGTTAGGGCCAGTTCCAGTACGAGCTGATTCAAACAGGGGATGGGGCATTGCATTCAAGTCACTGGGGAATGAACTTCTAGTAATAGGAGCTGCTTTAACATCAGTGTCTTATTCTGGTAATTCCATGGCTATATATACTTGCTGTCCTGATCCTAAGGCAATGAAGTTGCAGTGGAAACCACTTGACAGTGGTCGAAATCGACTTAGTAGTTTTATCTTAAACTGTTCAGTCATGGTAGCTTGA